TATAGTCTTATAAAAAATAAGAAATTCAAACCTATTGCAATCCTAAAATTACCAAACATCCCAGATGATGGTTATTACGAAAAAGAATTAAACAATTTCTTAATTCGATTAGTACAAGTCTATTCGCTAATGATCGCGATAGCATTTGGATTGGCTTATATACTCTCTTCATTTATCACTAAGCCTATTTATGATTTTGCCGAAAGATTAAGGGAAACCAGTTTGAATCAGAAGAATGAAAAAATTCCGTTTTCGGCAAAGATTAAAGAAATCAACATGCTGTTGCTCGCCTACAACAGAATGACCGAAGAACTCGAAAGAAATGCAATTGTACTGGCCCAAAACGAACGTGATTTGGCTTGGAGAGAAATGGCAAAACAAGTGGCTCATGAAATCAAAAATCCGCTTACACCAATGCGGCTTACAATTCAGAGCTTTCAACGAAAATTTGATCCTGAAGTTCCAAATATTAGACAAAAACTAAATGATTTTTCAGAATCATTAATACAGCAAATTGATACAATGAGTTCGGTAGCTTCGGCATTTTCTGATTTTGCCACTATGCCTGCACAACAAAATGAACTACTAAATGTAGTAGAAGTAATAGAACTGACCTTGGATATTTTTCATGAAGATTATATTGTTTTCGAATGTTCTGAAAAGGAAATTATATCCAAAATTGACCGAACTCAACTCATCAGAATCATTACCAATTTGGTCAAAAATGCTACCCAAGCTATTCCAGAAAACCAAGAAACAAAAATGATATTGGTAACCATACAAAAAACAAAAGACCAAGTTATCATCACTATTAAAGACAATGGAACAGGCATAGATCCAGAGCATATTGACAATATTTTTGAACCCAAATTCACTACCAAAAATAGTGGAATGGGTTTAGGTCTCGGAATTATAAAAAACATTATAGAAAACTACAACGGAACAATTACCTTTGAAACTAAATTTGGAAGAGGAACTATTTTTACGGTTACCCTCCCCATTATTAACTCCTAACAC
The Flavobacterium sp. 5 DNA segment above includes these coding regions:
- a CDS encoding PAS domain-containing sensor histidine kinase, with product MSKSFKIPLISLRFRIFISMVVLIIATSLLLITISIIQYKNVAKKYNQRRIEAMETYVKKHIDYMLSTTTYPLNDENIKLIFNDKIHEISDIQNTEIQIYSLDGKLIKSSKESFSVEKYSPTVSKFILRLVNSSIDKRFLEVKTVNGIKYRSSYSLIKNKKFKPIAILKLPNIPDDGYYEKELNNFLIRLVQVYSLMIAIAFGLAYILSSFITKPIYDFAERLRETSLNQKNEKIPFSAKIKEINMLLLAYNRMTEELERNAIVLAQNERDLAWREMAKQVAHEIKNPLTPMRLTIQSFQRKFDPEVPNIRQKLNDFSESLIQQIDTMSSVASAFSDFATMPAQQNELLNVVEVIELTLDIFHEDYIVFECSEKEIISKIDRTQLIRIITNLVKNATQAIPENQETKMILVTIQKTKDQVIITIKDNGTGIDPEHIDNIFEPKFTTKNSGMGLGLGIIKNIIENYNGTITFETKFGRGTIFTVTLPIINS